From the Camelina sativa cultivar DH55 unplaced genomic scaffold, Cs unpScaffold00566, whole genome shotgun sequence genome, the window CTTCCACACAAGGTAATCAGATGGATTACTTATCTCAGTAGCCATCAAGGTGTCTTAACCATTTTCTGACATAGGCGTACCTATCTTTCTTGATATCTGCAGGAACTCCGGTTTATCATTAGTTCAGTGCCAATGTTCAACTTGTCTGCTGCAGTTGCTGCTAGCAGAATGTATGAGTTNNNNNNNNNNNNNNNNNNNNNNNNNNNNNNNNNNNNNNNNNNNNNNNNNNNNNNNNNNNNNNNNNNNNNNNNNNNNNNNNNNNNNNNNNNNNNNNNNNNNNNNNNNNNNNNNNNNNNNNNNNNNNNNNNNNNNNNNNNNNNNNNNNNNNNNNNNNNNNNNNNNNNNNNNNNNNNNNNNNNNNNNNNNNNNNNNNNNNNNNNNNNNNNNNNNNNNNNNNNNNNNNNNNNNNNNNNNNNNNNNNNNNNNNNNNNNNNNNNNNNNNNNNNNNNNNNNNNNNNNNNNNNNNNNNNNNNNNNNNNNNNNNNNNNNNNNNNNNNNNNNNNNNNNNNNNNNNNNNNNNNNNNNNNNNNNNNNNNNNNNNNNNNNNNNNNNNNNNNNNNNNNNNNNNNNNNNNNNNNNNNNNNNNNNNNNNNNNNNNNNNNNNNNNNNNNNNNNNNNNNNNNNNNNNNNNNNNNNNNNNNNNNNNNNNNNNNNNNNNNNNNNNNNNNNNNNNNNNNNNNNNNNNNNNNNNNNNNNNNNNNNNNNNNNNNNNNNNNNNNNNNNNNNNNNNNNNNNNNNNNNNNNNNNNNNNNNNNNNNNNNNNNNNNNNNNNNNNNNNNNNNNNNNNNNNNNNNNNNNNNNNNNNNNNNNNNNNNNNNNNNNNNNNNNNNNNNNNNNNNNNNNNNNNNNNNNNNNNNNNNNNNNNNNNNNNNNNNNNNNNNNNNNNNNNNNNNNNNNNNNNNNNNNNNNNNNNNNNNNNNNNNNNNNNNNNNNNNNNNNNNNNNNNNNNNNNNNNNNNNNNNNNNNNNNNNNNNNNNNNNNNNNNNNNNNNNNNNNNNNNNNNNNNNNNNNNNNNNNNNNNNNNNNNNNNNNNNNNNNNNNNNNNNNNNNNNNNNNNAGGAACTCCGGTTTATCATTAGTTCAGTGCCAATGTTCAACTTGTCTGCTGCAGTTGCTGCTAGCAGAATGTATGAGTTCTATCTGATGTTTGCTAGCTAAGCTTTTAATCATAGCTAAGACGTTTGTTTATTCAGTATCTTAAGAGCTCTTAATATAATCCGATTTCATTTTACAGCTACAATAACAGGAAGAAAACTATTTGGAAACTGGTGAACATGGTTATGTTAGCGTTTTTCGCAATCAGGTAGAAATAGTAAGCAATTATCTTTGCTAAGTAGAGAAGGAAAGGGATTTGCTAGTCAATTTAACCTTGTTCTATAGTGCAGGGTGCACGGTTGTAACATTCATGGCATCTTACTACAATTATCCTAGCGGCTATGCTTTGAAGCGCTTGCATCAAATAAGTGAGTGACTTATTCTGTGTATGGgggtttccttttattttagcaGCATTGACCAGggcaaacaagaaaaatatggtAGTCGGTATTTGTTTGACTCACGTGCCATTTAAGTTTTGTGGTGTAGATCTACCTCTGGTTGATAAATTCCTACAGTATGGTTAATTTACCTGGTGCCTTCCATGCTTCTCAGGCCATCCTGTAAATGTAGCTGGAGAAGAGTGGGTTCACATAGACACTTTTGGTGCTATGAATGGAATATCTCGCTTTTGTGAAGATGCTTTTCCGTGGAGGTATGGTTGATTCTTCTTTCTATGTATGTTAGCTGTACTAGCCTGTTTTAGGGCTCGTAAAAGTAAAGGAAATGTCAGTATACATGGAAAAAGAGTTACCACTGAGAAGCACCCACTACTATTTAGGAGGcgataaattttttattttatggtgCAATGCAGATactcaaaagaagaagagatagtaGTGGAGGAGTTGCAAAACCGAAATTTCACGTATCTGGTGAAGTGAGTATATCATCATATAGTAGAAAGCAGTTCATACTTTATAGTAAAAAGAGATACCACTGGTGGTCAATATGTAATCTGTTGTCATGCTTTGTGCAGCGAGCACACCTCTGTAGATGGGTACAAGTGCTTGTTTTATGAAGAAGGGTTTGAGAGACTTGAACTGCGGCGAGGTTTCCCTCCCATTGTCCTGGTAAATATTGGTGGGAGTGGGGATAGTATTTCATCAAAATAAGAGCATGGAATGTAATGTTGAGGTGAAAATGTTGAATTGCAGGTAAAGAGGCCCAAAGTATACGTGCACcaagatatgaagaagaaggaagatcaTTTGCATAAGAAATGGCCTGGATGTTAGCAATACAACAAATAGAGACAATGGTATTGGGTTGATGTAGCAGCTTTGTTATCCTTAGAGAATACATGATATGCACTCACTCATTCAGTCATTTGTATAAGATTGAAAAACCCTCTGATTTGGTCAGTAGTATCGTAGGCCTTTGGGCCTTGCTTGATTGATGGtccattaatttgttttaccAGTTTACCCCTCTCGTCTTTTcgtttaggaaaaaaaaaacatttgcgCTTCGACTTATCCGAAACctaacgagagagagaggatgcTGCTTCAGGCGGTCCAAAACCGCAATGTTCCACTGGCTTCCTCCGCCTCGTATTCCCGTCTCCCTCGCTGCAGATCTCCTGCCATCTCCGTAGCTCTGTCGAAGAAGACGGCAGCAATCGTGTGTTCCATCTCCCAGGTTTATGGCTACGGCACGGTGGATTACGAGAGAAGGCCGATTATCCAGTGGAATGCCATCTACAAGAAGATATCTCTGATGGAGAAGCCGGAGCTCGGCGCTGGTTCCGTCTTGAATCAGTGGGAGAAAGGAGGCCGCAAGCTTACCAAGTGGGAGCTCTGTCGGGTCGTCAAGGAGCTTCGCAAATACAAGCGTCCCAACCAAGCTCTTGAGGTCCCAACCAAGCTCTGTCGCGTAACTCTTTTTTGCTCTATCTTTATTTTTGAATCTCCTTTTAACCGGGGGGTCCCTACTTGATCGTATTCGTATAGGTGTACGACTGGATGAACAACAGAGGCGAAAGGTTTCGATTGTCTGCAAGTGATGCTGCAATCCAGCTTGACCTAATCGGAAAAGTGCGTGGCATTTCAGACGCCGAAGAGTTCTTCCTCACGCTCCCTGAGAACTTCAAGGACCGGAGAGTTTATGGTTCCCTCCTCAATGCCTATGTGAGGGCCAAGTCTAGAGAAAAAGCTGAATCCCTGCTCAGCACCATGAGGGAGAAAGGATACGCCCTGCACCCGCTTCCCTTCAACGTCATGATGACTCTCTACATGAACCTTAGGGAGTTCGACAAAGTCGACGCCATGGTCTTCGAGATGAAGCAGAAAGATATACGTCTCGACATTTACTCCTACAACATCTGGCTCTCCTCCTGCGGCTCCCTAGGATCTGTTGAGAAAATGGAACTAGTGTACCAGCAGATGAAATCAGATGTTGCTATTAATCCCAACTGGACCACTTTTAGCACTATGGCCACCATGTACATTAAGATGGGCGAAACTGAGAAAGCCGAAGATGCACTGAGGAAGGTTGAAGCAAGGATTACTGGTCGTAATCGCATTCCATATCACTACCTCTTGAGTTTGTACGGCAGCGTTGGTAACAAGAAAGAGCTGTACCGGGTCTGGCACGTCTACAAATCTGTTGCCCCGAGCGTTCCCAATTTGGGTTACCATGCTTTGGTCTCGTCGCTGGTGAGAATGGGAGATATTGAAGGGGCCGAGAAGGTATACGAGGAATGGCTTCCAGTCAAGTCTTCTTATGACCCCAGGATACCAAATCTTCTCATGAATGCGTATGTCAAAAACGACCAACTAGAGAAAGCTGAGGGGTTGTTCGACCACATGGTTGAAATGGGAGGAAAACCGAGTTCAAGTACGTGGGAGATCCTAGCTGATGGTCATACCAGAAAGAGGTGTATTCCAGAGGCTTTGACTTGTCTGAGAAAAGCTTTTTCTGCTGAAGGGTCCAGCAATTGGAGGCCTAAGGTGTTGATGCTGTCGGGCTTCTTTAAGCTCTGTGAAGAGGAATCGGCTGTTACTAGTAAAGAGGCCGTTTTGGAATTGTTGAGGCAGTCCGGGCATCTTCAAGACAAATCATACCAAGCTCTTATTGATGTGGTGGACGAAAACAACAGTGAAAACGATTCCCATGACCATGAGAGTGACGTGCTTCTAACGCAGCTACAAGATGATTTGTAATCAAATATAGTCACCTAGATCTTGCTTTAAAAGACGAATCTTTTTGTAACCGGAATCAACTGCCTAGTGAAACATGAATGTTCGTAAGAGCTGTGTGTGTGCCCCTCTGCCTCCTAAACTACtaccaataataattcattttgtgtttaaaaaagCACAGACGAAACTAGCGTGCACTTCTATTTTGGGC encodes:
- the LOC104773535 gene encoding pentatricopeptide repeat-containing protein At1g02150, which codes for MLLQAVQNRNVPLASSASYSRLPRCRSPAISVALSKKTAAIVCSISQVYGYGTVDYERRPIIQWNAIYKKISLMEKPELGAGSVLNQWEKGGRKLTKWELCRVVKELRKYKRPNQALEVPTKLCRVYDWMNNRGERFRLSASDAAIQLDLIGKVRGISDAEEFFLTLPENFKDRRVYGSLLNAYVRAKSREKAESLLSTMREKGYALHPLPFNVMMTLYMNLREFDKVDAMVFEMKQKDIRLDIYSYNIWLSSCGSLGSVEKMELVYQQMKSDVAINPNWTTFSTMATMYIKMGETEKAEDALRKVEARITGRNRIPYHYLLSLYGSVGNKKELYRVWHVYKSVAPSVPNLGYHALVSSLVRMGDIEGAEKVYEEWLPVKSSYDPRIPNLLMNAYVKNDQLEKAEGLFDHMVEMGGKPSSSTWEILADGHTRKRCIPEALTCLRKAFSAEGSSNWRPKVLMLSGFFKLCEEESAVTSKEAVLELLRQSGHLQDKSYQALIDVVDENNSENDSHDHESDVLLTQLQDDL